From Flavobacterium alkalisoli, the proteins below share one genomic window:
- a CDS encoding putative DNA modification/repair radical SAM protein, translated as MYDRIREKLSILADAAKYDVSCSSSGSNRKNDNKGLGNSHASGICHTYTEDGRCVSLLKILLTNHCIYDCAFCVSRKSNDIKRAAFTVQEVVDLTISFYRRNYIEGLFLSSGIFKDADFTMERLLRIVKKLRLEERFNGYIHLKTIPGASQELLTEAGLYADRMSINLEMPTETGLKLLAPDKSHEEVKKPLGFIENTITQYKDEKKTGLIKSIPKFVPAGQSTQMVIGATPETDMEIMYSAAEYYKNFKLKRVYYSGYIPISYDSRMPQIGSQPPLLRENRLYQTDWLMRFYGFEVQELLNPHNPHLDTDIDPKLSWALRNPEQFPVDINTADYRMILRIPGIGTQSALKIIRARKFGKLRSDQLKKIGIAYNRAKFFMRCADTPYQLNDPEPSHIKGLILSETNSKYLKVAQNQLSLF; from the coding sequence ATGTATGATCGTATCCGTGAAAAGCTATCTATTTTAGCTGATGCCGCCAAGTATGATGTATCCTGCTCTTCCAGCGGAAGTAACAGAAAAAACGACAATAAAGGTCTTGGTAATAGCCACGCCAGTGGCATTTGCCACACTTATACCGAAGACGGGCGTTGTGTTTCGCTGCTAAAAATTCTCCTTACCAACCATTGCATTTATGATTGTGCCTTTTGTGTTTCCCGCAAAAGCAACGATATAAAACGTGCTGCTTTTACCGTACAGGAAGTAGTAGATCTTACTATCAGCTTTTACCGCCGTAACTATATTGAAGGATTATTTTTAAGTTCTGGTATATTTAAGGATGCCGACTTTACAATGGAGCGCCTTTTACGAATTGTAAAAAAACTTCGCCTTGAGGAGCGCTTTAACGGCTACATTCACTTAAAGACCATACCCGGCGCGAGCCAGGAACTGCTTACAGAAGCAGGATTATATGCAGATAGGATGAGCATTAACCTGGAAATGCCCACCGAAACAGGATTAAAACTCCTTGCCCCAGACAAATCGCACGAAGAGGTAAAAAAACCCTTAGGCTTTATAGAAAACACCATTACACAATATAAGGACGAAAAGAAAACCGGACTCATTAAGAGCATCCCGAAGTTTGTACCTGCCGGACAAAGCACCCAAATGGTAATAGGTGCCACACCGGAAACAGACATGGAAATTATGTACAGCGCTGCCGAATATTATAAGAATTTCAAACTGAAAAGGGTTTATTATTCCGGTTATATACCAATCAGTTACGACAGCCGTATGCCGCAAATAGGCAGCCAGCCTCCCCTGCTTCGCGAAAACCGACTTTACCAGACCGACTGGCTTATGCGTTTTTATGGCTTTGAAGTACAGGAGCTGCTTAACCCTCACAATCCGCATCTGGATACCGACATTGACCCCAAACTAAGTTGGGCGCTACGCAATCCTGAGCAGTTTCCCGTTGACATTAATACTGCCGATTATCGCATGATACTTCGCATACCGGGCATAGGAACACAATCAGCATTAAAGATTATAAGGGCAAGAAAATTCGGAAAGCTTCGCAGCGACCAGCTCAAAAAAATCGGTATTGCCTATAACAGGGCCAAATTTTTTATGCGTTGTGCAGATACACCCTACCAGCTTAATGACCCGGAGCCATCGCATATTAAAGGACTTATTCTTAGCGAAACCAACAGTAAATACCTAAAAGTTGCACAAAACCAGCTAAGCCTGTTTTAA
- a CDS encoding riboflavin synthase, whose translation MFTGIVETLGTIRELRKDNDNLHITIHSSLTPELKIDQSVSHNGVCLTVVSLTEETYTVTAIRETLEKTNLGLWKEGEIVNLERGMKLGDRLDGHIVQGHVDRTGICKSVEEANGSWYYTFEYDRNLSNITIEKGSITVNGVSLTVVNSKPNEFSVAIIPYTHEHTNFKHIKAGTVINLEFDVIGKYVSRIHELRN comes from the coding sequence ATGTTTACAGGAATCGTAGAAACACTTGGAACCATTAGAGAATTAAGGAAAGACAACGACAATCTTCACATAACCATACACTCATCTTTAACACCCGAACTTAAAATTGACCAAAGCGTATCACACAACGGGGTTTGCCTAACAGTAGTATCACTTACCGAAGAAACCTACACTGTAACAGCCATTAGGGAAACGCTTGAAAAAACCAATTTAGGCTTATGGAAAGAAGGTGAAATAGTAAATTTGGAAAGAGGCATGAAACTGGGCGACAGGCTGGATGGCCATATCGTACAGGGACATGTTGACCGAACGGGTATATGCAAAAGTGTAGAAGAGGCTAACGGAAGCTGGTACTATACTTTTGAATATGACAGGAATTTAAGCAACATCACTATAGAAAAAGGCTCGATTACCGTAAACGGGGTTAGCCTTACTGTAGTAAACTCTAAACCAAATGAGTTTAGCGTTGCAATTATACCTTATACTCACGAGCACACTAACTTTAAACACATAAAAGCGGGCACCGTAATTAACCTGGAGTTTGATGTGATAGGAAAGTATGTGAGTCGTATCCACGAACTGAGAAATTAA
- the pdxA gene encoding 4-hydroxythreonine-4-phosphate dehydrogenase PdxA — protein MTKKAENVIVGISIGDLNGIGSEVVLKTFEDSRMMEMCTPVIFANAKIMSFVRKTLGLDMPLHGIDSIDQLVHGKLNVLNVWREGVNIEFGVNDEAVGKYAIKSFTAATEALKNKEIDVLVTAPINKYNIQSEEFKFPGHTDYLNQELEGDALMLMVHDSLKVGLLTDHLPVNEVASHLTAELIKKKITTVNNALKQDFRVNRPRIAVLCVNPHCGDNGVIGDEDDKVMKPALRELFDEGILAFGPFSADGFFGNGSYEKYDAVIAAYHDQGLVPFKTLSFGNGVNYTAGLEGIRTSPDHGTAYDIAGKGEADFNSFKEAVYLALDVFNNRNDYSEITKNPLKTKEKQL, from the coding sequence ATGACCAAAAAAGCAGAAAATGTAATTGTAGGTATATCTATAGGAGACCTAAACGGAATAGGCAGTGAAGTAGTTCTGAAGACCTTTGAGGACAGCAGAATGATGGAGATGTGTACTCCGGTAATCTTTGCTAATGCAAAAATTATGTCCTTTGTAAGGAAAACATTGGGTCTTGATATGCCGCTGCATGGTATAGACAGTATAGATCAGTTAGTGCATGGTAAACTAAATGTGCTAAATGTATGGCGTGAAGGAGTTAATATAGAATTTGGTGTAAACGATGAGGCAGTAGGAAAGTATGCCATAAAATCGTTTACCGCTGCTACAGAGGCTCTGAAAAATAAAGAAATAGATGTGCTGGTAACGGCACCTATAAATAAATATAATATTCAGTCGGAAGAATTTAAATTCCCCGGACATACCGATTATCTGAATCAGGAACTGGAGGGCGATGCCCTTATGCTTATGGTACACGATAGTTTAAAGGTAGGGCTTTTAACCGATCATTTACCGGTTAACGAAGTTGCTTCTCATTTAACGGCAGAGCTTATAAAGAAAAAGATAACTACGGTAAACAATGCGCTTAAGCAGGACTTTAGGGTTAACAGGCCAAGAATAGCCGTGCTTTGCGTAAACCCGCATTGCGGAGATAATGGTGTTATAGGTGATGAAGATGATAAGGTAATGAAGCCTGCATTAAGAGAGCTGTTTGATGAAGGTATTCTTGCTTTCGGGCCGTTTTCTGCCGACGGGTTCTTTGGTAACGGGTCTTATGAAAAGTATGATGCGGTTATTGCGGCTTATCACGATCAGGGGCTTGTGCCGTTTAAAACGCTTTCTTTTGGTAACGGTGTAAATTATACTGCAGGACTTGAAGGTATAAGAACTTCTCCCGATCATGGAACGGCTTATGATATTGCAGGTAAGGGTGAGGCCGATTTTAACTCTTTTAAGGAGGCGGTTTATTTAGCACTGGATGTGTTTAATAACCGAAATGATTACAGTGAAATAACCAAAAATCCGCTAAAAACAAAAGAAAAGCAGTTATAA
- a CDS encoding YceD family protein, translating to MKVNKEFLIQFAGLKQGKHQFEFEIGKAFFDDFNFEEFNDVNVKVNLVLEKKSTMLELTFKHKGTVNVPCDLSNEDFDLPVKGKLNLIVKFGDEYNDENEEMLVLPHGEYQVDVSQYIYEMIVLSVPSKRIHPGIKDGTLNAEILDKLKELAPKEEHKKEDNTDPRWDQLKKLLTDK from the coding sequence ATGAAAGTGAATAAAGAATTTTTAATCCAGTTCGCCGGGTTAAAACAAGGGAAGCATCAGTTTGAATTTGAGATAGGAAAAGCGTTCTTTGATGATTTTAACTTTGAAGAGTTTAACGACGTAAATGTTAAAGTAAATTTAGTTCTGGAGAAAAAGAGCACAATGCTTGAGTTAACGTTTAAGCATAAAGGTACTGTAAATGTACCATGTGACCTTTCTAATGAAGATTTTGATTTACCTGTAAAAGGTAAGCTTAACCTCATAGTGAAATTTGGGGATGAGTACAATGATGAGAATGAAGAGATGCTGGTGTTGCCGCATGGTGAGTATCAGGTTGACGTAAGCCAGTACATTTATGAAATGATCGTGCTTTCGGTTCCTTCAAAACGAATTCATCCGGGAATTAAAGACGGTACGCTAAACGCCGAAATTTTAGACAAACTGAAGGAGCTTGCTCCCAAAGAAGAACATAAAAAAGAAGATAATACAGATCCCCGTTGGGATCAATTAAAAAAACTATTAACGGATAAATAA
- the rpmF gene encoding 50S ribosomal protein L32, which yields MAHPKRKTSKTRRDKRRTHYKASVPQIATCPVTGEAHLYHRAYWHEGKMYYRGQVVIDKQEAVA from the coding sequence ATGGCACATCCTAAGAGAAAGACCTCGAAAACGAGAAGAGACAAGAGAAGGACACACTATAAGGCGTCTGTTCCTCAAATTGCTACATGTCCAGTAACCGGAGAAGCACATTTATACCACAGAGCATACTGGCATGAAGGTAAAATGTACTACAGAGGACAGGTAGTAATAGACAAGCAGGAAGCGGTTGCTTAA
- a CDS encoding beta-ketoacyl-ACP synthase III — protein sequence MNKITAAITAVGAYVPDFVLSNQVLETMVDTNDEWITTRTGIKERRILKDKDKGTSFLAIKAAEDLLKKSGTKPEDIDMVLVATATPDMPVAATAVYVASQIGAVNAFAYDLQAACSSFLYGMSTAAAYIQSGRYKKVLLIGADKMSSIIDYTDRATCIIFGDGAGAALFEPNEEGLGLQDEYLRSDGIGREYLKIDAGGSLLPPSAETVANKQHYVFQDGKTVFKYAVSNMADVSEKIMQRNNLSHDDVDWLIAHQANKRIIDATASRMNLDESKVLINIEKYGNTTSATLPLLLNDFEHLLKKGDNLVFASFGGGFTWGSIYLKWAYDKK from the coding sequence ATGAATAAAATAACAGCCGCCATTACAGCTGTAGGGGCTTATGTGCCAGATTTTGTCCTTTCTAACCAGGTTCTGGAAACTATGGTTGATACTAATGACGAATGGATTACCACCCGTACAGGTATTAAAGAAAGGCGTATACTTAAAGATAAAGATAAAGGGACTTCCTTTTTGGCTATAAAAGCAGCAGAAGACCTGCTGAAAAAATCAGGAACAAAACCGGAGGACATCGATATGGTTCTTGTTGCAACAGCAACTCCTGATATGCCTGTGGCTGCCACTGCGGTTTATGTGGCTTCACAAATAGGCGCTGTTAATGCCTTTGCATACGACTTGCAGGCAGCATGTTCCAGCTTTTTATACGGTATGTCTACCGCTGCAGCTTATATTCAAAGCGGCAGGTATAAAAAAGTACTTCTTATAGGGGCAGATAAAATGTCATCTATTATAGATTATACAGACAGGGCAACCTGTATTATATTTGGAGACGGTGCAGGTGCTGCATTGTTTGAACCAAATGAAGAAGGTCTTGGTTTGCAGGATGAATATTTAAGAAGCGACGGTATTGGTCGTGAATATCTTAAAATTGATGCGGGAGGGTCTTTACTTCCTCCGTCTGCAGAAACTGTGGCAAACAAACAGCATTATGTTTTTCAGGACGGTAAGACCGTATTTAAGTATGCGGTATCTAACATGGCCGACGTAAGTGAAAAGATAATGCAACGCAATAATCTTTCTCACGATGATGTAGACTGGCTTATTGCCCACCAGGCAAACAAAAGAATTATTGATGCCACTGCATCAAGAATGAACCTGGATGAATCTAAAGTGCTGATTAATATCGAAAAATACGGTAATACAACATCAGCAACACTACCTTTGCTTTTAAACGATTTTGAACACCTTTTGAAGAAAGGCGATAACCTTGTTTTTGCTTCTTTTGGAGGAGGTTTTACATGGGGTTCAATTTATCTTAAATGGGCCTACGATAAAAAATAG
- the accB gene encoding acetyl-CoA carboxylase biotin carboxyl carrier protein, whose product MDIREIQNLIKFVAKSGATEVKLEMDDFKITIKTTEAGAEAATTYVQHVPVGQPAPQVMHQPAPAATPAAAPAAPAAAEDDSKYITIKSPIIGTLYRKPSPDKAPFVEVGSTISKGDVVCVIEAMKLFNEIESEVSGKIVKVLVDDASPVEFDQPLFLVDPS is encoded by the coding sequence ATGGATATTAGAGAAATTCAAAACCTAATTAAGTTTGTAGCAAAATCCGGTGCTACCGAAGTAAAATTAGAAATGGATGATTTTAAAATCACCATCAAAACTACAGAAGCAGGTGCAGAAGCTGCTACTACTTATGTACAGCACGTTCCTGTAGGACAACCGGCTCCTCAGGTAATGCATCAACCGGCGCCTGCCGCTACACCGGCTGCCGCTCCTGCTGCACCAGCTGCTGCTGAAGATGATTCTAAATATATAACTATAAAATCGCCTATCATAGGTACTTTATACAGAAAACCTTCTCCGGATAAAGCTCCGTTTGTTGAGGTAGGAAGCACAATCTCTAAAGGAGATGTGGTTTGTGTTATCGAAGCTATGAAGTTATTCAACGAGATCGAATCTGAAGTTTCAGGTAAAATCGTTAAGGTATTAGTTGACGATGCTTCACCTGTTGAGTTCGATCAGCCTTTATTCTTGGTTGATCCGTCATAA
- the accC gene encoding acetyl-CoA carboxylase biotin carboxylase subunit, producing MFKKILIANRGEIALRVIRTCREMGIKTVAVYSTADAESLHVKFADEAVCIGPAPSNLSYLKMSNIIAAAEITNADAIHPGYGFLSENAKFSKICQEHGIKFIGASPEMIEKMGDKATAKATMKAAGVPCVPGSDGLLESFEHAQKLAKEFGYPVMLKATAGGGGKGMRAVWKAEDLQKAWESAKQEAGAAFGNDGMYMEKLIEEPRHIEIQVVGDSFGKACHLSERDCSVQRRHQKLTEETPSPFMTDELREAMGTAAVKAAEYIQYEGAGTVEFLVDKHRNFYFMEMNTRIQVEHPITEQVIDYDLIREQILVAAGVPISGKNYLPQLHSIECRINAEDPYNDFRPSPGKITTLHMPGGHGVRLDTHVYSGYTIPPNYDSMIAKLITTAQTREEAINKMKRALDEFVIEGVKTTIPFHRQLMDEPDYVAGNYTTKFMESFKMNEPAN from the coding sequence ATGTTTAAAAAAATATTAATTGCAAACAGGGGAGAGATTGCACTACGTGTAATAAGAACCTGCAGGGAGATGGGCATCAAGACCGTAGCAGTATATTCTACTGCTGATGCAGAAAGCCTTCACGTAAAATTTGCTGATGAAGCTGTATGTATAGGTCCTGCACCAAGCAATTTATCATATCTTAAAATGTCTAACATTATTGCTGCTGCAGAGATTACAAATGCAGATGCAATACATCCCGGGTACGGTTTCCTTTCAGAGAATGCCAAGTTCTCTAAAATATGCCAGGAGCACGGTATTAAATTTATTGGTGCTTCTCCTGAGATGATTGAAAAAATGGGTGACAAAGCGACTGCAAAAGCTACCATGAAAGCGGCAGGCGTACCATGTGTGCCGGGTTCTGACGGACTTCTTGAGTCTTTTGAGCATGCTCAAAAACTTGCCAAAGAATTTGGTTACCCTGTAATGCTTAAAGCTACTGCCGGTGGTGGTGGTAAAGGTATGAGGGCAGTATGGAAAGCCGAAGACCTTCAAAAAGCATGGGAAAGTGCTAAGCAGGAAGCTGGTGCTGCTTTTGGTAACGACGGTATGTATATGGAAAAACTTATCGAAGAGCCAAGACACATCGAGATTCAGGTTGTAGGAGACTCTTTTGGTAAAGCATGTCACCTTTCTGAAAGAGACTGTTCAGTACAAAGACGTCACCAGAAACTTACTGAAGAAACTCCGTCTCCATTCATGACAGACGAGCTTCGTGAGGCTATGGGTACAGCAGCTGTTAAAGCAGCAGAATATATTCAGTATGAAGGTGCCGGTACAGTTGAGTTTCTTGTAGATAAGCATAGAAACTTCTACTTCATGGAGATGAATACCCGTATTCAGGTAGAGCACCCTATTACAGAGCAGGTTATTGATTATGACCTTATCCGTGAGCAGATATTAGTAGCTGCAGGTGTGCCTATTTCAGGTAAGAACTATCTTCCGCAGCTTCACTCAATAGAGTGTCGTATCAATGCTGAGGATCCATATAACGACTTTAGGCCGTCACCAGGTAAAATTACTACCCTACACATGCCGGGAGGTCACGGAGTGCGTTTAGATACTCACGTATACTCAGGTTATACAATTCCGCCTAACTACGATTCAATGATCGCAAAGCTTATAACAACTGCCCAAACAAGGGAAGAGGCTATAAACAAAATGAAGCGTGCTCTTGATGAGTTTGTTATTGAAGGTGTTAAAACGACTATACCTTTCCACAGACAGCTTATGGATGAGCCGGATTATGTGGCGGGTAATTATACAACTAAGTTCATGGAGAGTTTCAAAATGAATGAACCTGCAAATTAA
- a CDS encoding FMN-binding glutamate synthase family protein, translated as MRRVFILFTITSLSIIALLTYINWKSILLLLIFLPLILMGLYDMYQSKKTIRRNFPLLGRLRYVLESIGPEMRQYFIETDLDGKPFNRLQRSLVYQRSKKELDTMPFGTQLNIYDIGYQWINHSINAIPFADINFSPRVIIGSSQCEKPYSASLFNISAMSYGSLSKNAILALNAGAKIGGFYHNTGEGGLSPYHLSEGGDIVWNIGTGYFSCRDGEGKFNYDEYAKRAVLDSVKMIEIKFSQGAKPGHGGILPKEKVTDEIAAIRIVSKGHDIVSPPYHSAFTNPLELMDFVKLLRKGSGGKPVGIKICIGNKSEFISICKAMVETGTYLDFITVDGGEGGTGAAPQEYSDHVGMPLRDALAFVYDCLVGFGIKDQIKIICSGKIVSGFDIIKTLATGADLCNSARGMMFALGCIQALECHANTCPTGVATQDPELVKGLVPQEKKHRVASFQHETVKSAMELMASAGLRHPDEVDRSVVSMRTDRTKIETFLETYPEPNKGCMLEESTVPPTFLHFWKKASAERF; from the coding sequence ATGAGAAGAGTATTTATTCTTTTTACAATTACTTCCTTATCCATTATTGCATTACTAACTTACATTAACTGGAAATCCATTTTACTACTGCTTATTTTTCTGCCTCTTATACTAATGGGGCTCTACGACATGTACCAGTCTAAAAAGACAATACGCCGTAACTTCCCTCTTTTAGGAAGGCTACGTTATGTATTGGAATCCATAGGACCTGAAATGCGCCAGTATTTTATCGAAACAGATCTTGACGGAAAGCCTTTTAACCGTCTGCAACGAAGTTTGGTTTACCAGCGCAGTAAAAAGGAACTTGACACCATGCCATTTGGTACCCAGCTTAATATTTATGATATAGGCTACCAATGGATAAACCACAGTATAAATGCCATCCCTTTTGCCGACATCAATTTTAGCCCAAGGGTAATAATCGGTTCTTCGCAATGTGAAAAACCATATTCGGCCAGTCTTTTCAATATTAGCGCTATGAGCTATGGCTCATTGAGCAAAAACGCAATTCTGGCACTAAATGCCGGAGCCAAAATAGGCGGCTTCTATCATAACACAGGCGAAGGGGGATTATCTCCTTATCATCTTAGTGAAGGCGGAGACATCGTTTGGAACATAGGTACCGGCTATTTTAGCTGTCGTGATGGCGAAGGTAAATTCAATTATGACGAATACGCCAAAAGAGCTGTACTCGATTCGGTAAAAATGATTGAGATAAAATTCTCCCAAGGTGCAAAACCCGGACATGGCGGAATACTGCCTAAAGAAAAAGTTACCGACGAAATTGCCGCTATCCGTATAGTGAGTAAAGGGCACGATATTGTATCGCCACCTTACCACTCGGCATTTACAAATCCGTTAGAACTGATGGATTTTGTAAAGCTGCTTAGAAAGGGATCCGGAGGAAAACCTGTAGGTATTAAAATATGTATCGGTAACAAATCAGAATTCATTTCTATTTGTAAAGCCATGGTTGAAACAGGAACCTATCTTGACTTTATTACAGTTGACGGAGGTGAAGGAGGAACAGGAGCTGCACCTCAGGAATATTCAGATCACGTAGGGATGCCACTTCGCGATGCACTCGCTTTTGTATACGACTGCCTTGTGGGCTTTGGAATAAAAGACCAGATAAAGATTATTTGCAGCGGAAAGATTGTGAGCGGATTTGACATTATTAAAACCCTTGCCACAGGGGCCGACTTATGTAATTCTGCCAGAGGGATGATGTTTGCCCTGGGGTGTATCCAGGCTTTAGAGTGCCACGCCAACACCTGTCCTACGGGTGTCGCAACACAAGATCCTGAGCTGGTTAAAGGACTTGTACCACAGGAAAAGAAACACCGTGTGGCAAGCTTTCAGCATGAAACGGTAAAAAGCGCAATGGAACTTATGGCTTCCGCCGGATTAAGGCACCCTGATGAAGTAGACAGAAGTGTTGTGAGCATGAGAACTGACCGAACAAAGATTGAAACATTTCTGGAAACCTATCCAGAGCCAAATAAAGGCTGTATGCTCGAAGAATCGACCGTACCCCCCACATTCCTTCATTTTTGGAAAAAAGCTTCAGCAGAACGCTTTTAA
- a CDS encoding C1 family peptidase: MYKFSVKPILAATVLLAGMNAGFAQDYLVNSLKNNQSENSKDSFQFTEVINIENTPVKSQGSSGTCWSYSANSFLESEMIRMGKEPVEISQIYTARNAYIEKGKNYVRMHGAITLGDGGALHDVINMYRKYGALPQSEYTGLNYGTANNKFAEMQTMAQGVLEAAVKNPNGELTPNWIKAYTAVIDSYLGEVPESFKYKGKTYTPQTFAKEVIGINADDYVEISSFKEHPYYTKFTLMVPDNWSLDQVYNVKMNELTDIIDNALKKGYSVAWAGDVSEKGFSWKNGVAYIPSKEFSDMTPQEREEIFKGPKPEMEITEDLRQAAFDNYNTTDDHGMHIVGITKDQNGKEYYIIKNSWGATNDYKGYMYMTKNFVKYKTTAILLHKGGVPSSIAKKLDIKQ; this comes from the coding sequence ATGTATAAATTTTCAGTTAAACCAATTCTTGCAGCAACAGTGCTGTTGGCAGGTATGAATGCCGGGTTTGCACAGGATTACCTGGTTAACTCGTTAAAAAACAACCAAAGTGAAAACAGTAAAGACTCTTTTCAGTTTACCGAAGTAATAAATATTGAAAATACGCCGGTAAAAAGCCAGGGGTCTTCAGGTACGTGCTGGAGTTACTCTGCAAACTCTTTCCTTGAGTCGGAAATGATAAGAATGGGCAAAGAGCCTGTAGAGATTTCTCAAATATATACTGCACGTAACGCTTATATAGAAAAAGGGAAAAACTATGTACGTATGCATGGTGCTATTACCCTTGGTGATGGTGGTGCACTGCACGATGTAATAAACATGTACCGCAAATATGGTGCTTTACCGCAAAGCGAATATACCGGACTAAACTACGGTACCGCTAATAACAAATTTGCAGAAATGCAAACTATGGCTCAGGGTGTTCTTGAAGCTGCCGTTAAAAACCCTAACGGAGAACTTACACCAAACTGGATTAAGGCTTACACAGCAGTTATCGACTCTTACCTTGGTGAGGTTCCTGAATCATTTAAATACAAAGGAAAAACATATACTCCGCAAACTTTTGCTAAAGAGGTTATAGGTATTAATGCCGATGATTATGTAGAAATCTCTTCATTTAAAGAACACCCGTACTATACTAAATTTACTTTAATGGTACCGGACAACTGGTCTCTTGATCAGGTTTACAATGTAAAAATGAACGAGCTTACCGATATTATTGACAACGCTCTTAAAAAAGGTTACTCTGTAGCCTGGGCCGGTGACGTTAGCGAAAAAGGCTTTAGCTGGAAAAACGGTGTTGCTTACATTCCTTCAAAAGAATTTAGTGATATGACTCCGCAGGAAAGAGAGGAGATATTTAAAGGTCCTAAACCTGAAATGGAAATCACAGAAGATTTGCGTCAGGCTGCTTTTGACAACTATAACACTACCGATGATCACGGTATGCACATTGTAGGTATCACTAAAGACCAAAACGGTAAAGAGTACTACATCATCAAAAACTCTTGGGGTGCTACAAACGACTACAAAGGATATATGTATATGACTAAAAACTTTGTAAAGTATAAAACTACTGCTATCCTTCTTCACAAAGGAGGGGTTCCTTCATCTATCGCTAAAAAATTAGACATTAAGCAATAA